The stretch of DNA GGCCCTAACTATGTAGTTTTTATTCCGCCGAACGAAATGCACCACTTTAGGAATGAAGGGACTGAAGTTCTAAGGTTTCTCTGTTTGGTCCCTCATCATGAATAACTCGTTTATTCTTTTCCCTATTTCCTCGAAAATGGTAATTTCACAACTTGAAGCCTTTCCTCTCCAAAGCTTAGCTCCAACCAAACAAACTTTGCACACGCATTTATTATGAGTACGTTGTGCCATTTTCTTCTGCGACTTGTGCCTTGCATTTTTGAATAAACATTCGTCTTTCCAACTCTGCTTCCTTTGTCTTCCATGTGACTACTTTCTGAACAATTATTAAACATTAATTATGTGTCTGAATCGGACATAATAAGCGAATTTTGAATACGAATTTTGGAGTCGTAAGGTTAATGGCTTATTGCTTTGACTTTTTTAGTTGAGGTGTAATCGTTTGAACAGTGCTTTATTTCAGGCTTGTAAGGAGTTGATTGACGATGCTAAAGCGGGATGTGCTGACTTGGTGTTCAAGGAAGTTTGTTTGGAGATTTTAGCACGTGCAAAGCATGTTTTGGGTGATGAAGAGTTTAAGACTTTAGCAGAGTATGCATCTGAACGCATGCAGGAGAAGTCAATCATTTCTATAGATGCAGTAAGGTAATGTCAACTTTTATTGCTATTTTATTCTTTTCTTGTTTTATGTAACAGTCGACTCCTTTCTTGTGGTACATTGTGCGATCTGGTTTTATTGTAAGCTGCTAATGTTCTTTTTCAGTGTCTTATATGAGTTGCTAAGTTGAAAAAGTTGTTACTAGTTTGCGGTTTGGTGACGTTGTGTAGATAGATTGTTAGATGATAGTGAGGCGAAAGGGCGATTAGAGAATTGTTCCTTTGACATGTTGGTTTGTAGTGTGGTTTACGGGGTCATGTTTGGTATTGTGGCTTTGATTTGTTTGGTGGTTCTTGAGGTTGTCTATGTGGTTGTTTTTAGGAGTTTTAATAGTGAGATTTTTGCTTGTGTCACTTTTGTAATAGGCACTATTTTGGGTAGTTTCTTTGTACAGAAGAAAGAGCAAAGCCTGATTAGTCCTATTAGGAAGATGAGTGCCCGGTTCCTGCCTTACTAGAGTGAAGTTTTTCCAGAAGGGCGAGCGGTTAAGATGTTTTAATCATTAAAGTACTTGTTCATATTTTTTCGTGGCGATCTTTTCTTTTTCTACGATAAAGCAGAATTCTTTCCATAATATTTCTATTTCAGGGTCTGAACCTACAGATTTCTCAACGTTTTCATAATGCTCTGCATTTATGAATCTGTTGATTTCCAAGAACCAGCCATTATCACTCTTGAACACTTCATAGCCTATACAGCCGTGTTTGAGGTAGACTTTTTTAGCTCTTCTCTCTATGTCAAGATATTGATCAACCTTGTTTTTGGACACCTTATAAGTGTAAGTTACAATGAACATTTCTCTCATCGTTTATCAGTAAGATGTTTTAGAGCTTTAATAATTTCCTTGAAGTTTGTTCCACAAGCCATAAAAACTGAATCAGCAAACATGTAACACTGTTTATTTTCATTCTAATGGAGGTGATAAGATTATGGAAGATGTGAAGATAAAGATTGCAGGGCTGTGGATATTTAAGGCCTTAGCTTCGTTGACCTTCACGATAATTATGTTTATGGAGGAAGGTGTATTAGAGGGGATAATGGCGGGAGAAGTTCTAGGCATGGAAATAGGACCTGAAATCTTGCTAGTTGGCGCAATCGAAGCGTGGGCACCATTGGTTATGATTGTGGTGTCCCTCACTTTGAAGTATAAAGCGAATCGTTGGGCAAACATCATTGCGGGAATAGTCTTTACTGCCCTCAGCCTCATGAGTATGGCTGA from Candidatus Bathyarchaeota archaeon encodes:
- a CDS encoding DUF6326 family protein, giving the protein MEDVKIKIAGLWIFKALASLTFTIIMFMEEGVLEGIMAGEVLGMEIGPEILLVGAIEAWAPLVMIVVSLTLKYKANRWANIIAGIVFTALSLMSMADALTAHGILLWVSQAVATALIVWLAWKWPKQED